A genome region from Streptomyces antimycoticus includes the following:
- a CDS encoding hydroxymethylglutaryl-CoA lyase — MTLPMTVPAPGLPARVRIHEVGPRDGLQNEKALVPVAIKAEFIRRLAEAGLTTIEATSFVHPQWVPQLADAEELMPLIDDVAARLPVLVPNERGLDRALALGAREIAVFASATESFAKANLNRTVDGALEMFEPVVAKAKDAGVAVRGYLSMCFGDPWEGQVPISQTVSVSRRLLDMGCDEISLGDTIGVATPGHVQELLATLNEAGVTNDRLAVHFHDTYGQALANTLAALQHGVTTVDASAGGLGGCPYAKSATGNLATEDLVWMLDGLGIETGVDIGRLTATSVWMARHLGRPSPSRTVRALSQKET, encoded by the coding sequence ATGACCCTCCCCATGACCGTCCCGGCCCCCGGGCTGCCCGCCCGGGTCCGTATCCATGAGGTGGGCCCGCGGGACGGGCTGCAGAACGAGAAGGCGCTGGTCCCGGTGGCCATCAAGGCCGAGTTCATCCGGCGGCTCGCCGAGGCCGGTCTCACCACCATCGAGGCCACCAGCTTCGTCCATCCCCAGTGGGTTCCCCAACTGGCGGACGCCGAGGAGCTGATGCCGCTGATCGACGACGTGGCCGCCCGGCTCCCCGTGCTCGTGCCCAATGAGCGCGGTCTCGACCGCGCCCTCGCGCTGGGCGCGCGCGAGATCGCCGTCTTCGCCAGCGCCACGGAGTCCTTCGCCAAGGCCAATCTCAACCGCACGGTGGACGGCGCGCTGGAGATGTTCGAGCCGGTCGTCGCCAAGGCCAAGGACGCGGGCGTGGCCGTGCGCGGCTATCTGTCGATGTGCTTCGGCGACCCGTGGGAGGGGCAGGTCCCGATCTCCCAGACCGTCTCGGTCAGCCGCCGCCTGCTGGACATGGGATGCGACGAGATCAGCCTCGGCGACACCATCGGCGTGGCCACCCCCGGCCATGTGCAGGAGCTGCTGGCCACGCTCAACGAGGCGGGCGTCACCAACGACCGGCTCGCCGTGCACTTCCACGACACCTACGGCCAGGCACTGGCCAACACCCTCGCCGCGCTCCAGCACGGCGTGACCACCGTCGACGCCTCCGCCGGTGGCCTCGGCGGCTGCCCCTACGCCAAGAGCGCCACCGGCAATCTCGCCACCGAAGACCTCGTGTGGATGCTCGACGGCCTCGGCATCGAGACCGGGGTCGACATCGGCCGTCTCACCGCCACCAGCGTGTGGATGGCCCGGCATCTGGGCCGGCCCAGCCCGTCCCGCACCGTTCGCGCCCTCTCCCAGAAGGAGACCTGA
- a CDS encoding acyl-CoA dehydrogenase family protein: MPIDHRLSPEHEELRRTVEAFAHDVVAPKIGEYWEHHEFPYEIVREMGRMGLFGLPFPEEYGGMGGDYFALCLALEELARVDSSVAITLEAGVSLGAMPIFLYGTEEQKRTWLPGLCSGETLGAFGLTEPGGGSDAGATRTTARLDEATGEWVINGTKCFITNSGTDITALVTVTAVTGRKEDGRPEISSIIVPSGTPGFTVAAPYSKVGWNASDTRELSFADCRVPAANLLGAEARGYAQFLRILDEGRIAISALATGLAQGCVDESVAYARTREAFGRPIGANQAIQFKLADMEMRAHMARVAWRDAASRLVLGEPFKKEASIAKLYSSEIAVDNAREATQIHGGYGFMNEYPVARMWRDSKILEIGEGTSEVQRMLIARELGFAS, encoded by the coding sequence ATGCCGATCGACCACCGACTCTCCCCCGAACACGAGGAACTGCGCCGCACCGTCGAGGCGTTCGCGCATGATGTGGTCGCCCCCAAGATCGGGGAGTACTGGGAGCACCACGAGTTCCCGTACGAGATCGTCCGCGAGATGGGCCGGATGGGCCTGTTCGGCCTGCCCTTCCCGGAGGAATACGGCGGCATGGGCGGGGACTACTTCGCGCTCTGCCTCGCCCTGGAGGAGCTGGCCCGGGTGGACTCCTCGGTGGCGATCACCCTCGAGGCGGGCGTCTCCCTCGGCGCGATGCCGATCTTCCTCTACGGCACCGAGGAGCAGAAGCGCACCTGGCTGCCGGGGCTCTGCTCCGGTGAGACCCTGGGCGCGTTCGGCCTGACCGAGCCCGGCGGCGGCTCGGACGCGGGCGCCACCCGCACCACGGCCCGGCTGGACGAGGCCACCGGCGAGTGGGTGATCAACGGCACCAAGTGCTTCATCACCAACTCCGGTACGGACATCACCGCGCTGGTCACCGTCACCGCCGTCACCGGCCGCAAGGAGGACGGCCGCCCCGAGATCTCCTCGATCATCGTGCCGTCCGGCACCCCCGGCTTCACCGTGGCCGCCCCCTACTCCAAGGTCGGGTGGAACGCGTCGGACACCCGCGAGCTGTCCTTCGCCGACTGCCGGGTCCCGGCCGCGAATCTGCTGGGCGCCGAGGCCCGGGGCTACGCCCAGTTCCTGCGGATACTGGACGAGGGCCGGATCGCGATCTCCGCCCTGGCCACCGGGCTCGCCCAGGGCTGTGTGGACGAGTCGGTGGCGTACGCCAGGACCCGCGAGGCGTTCGGCCGCCCCATCGGCGCCAACCAGGCCATCCAGTTCAAGCTGGCCGATATGGAGATGCGCGCCCATATGGCCCGGGTCGCCTGGCGGGACGCGGCCTCCCGCCTCGTCCTCGGCGAGCCGTTCAAGAAGGAGGCGTCGATCGCGAAGCTCTACTCCTCCGAGATCGCGGTGGACAACGCCCGCGAGGCCACCCAGATCCACGGTGGCTACGGCTTTATGAACGAGTATCCGGTGGCCCGGATGTGGCGCGACTCCAAGATCCTGGAGATCGGCGAGGGCACCAGCGAGGTCCAGCGGATGCTGATCGCGCGGGAGCTGGGCTTCGCGAGCTGA
- a CDS encoding DUF4429 domain-containing protein, with the protein MAEITQRDGAWSFDGEAIRIVPGRDRSVHVVRQALGELTVPLVALAGVAYEPGRKSGRLRLRLREGADPLLQTTGGKLPDAADPYQLSVEPERRDLAEYLVDEVRQGLALDQVPPGPCDHYVLPGPSVPVSASAGDATASFDGERIRLDWNWKTEDSKKSGGPRTILLLDLELVEWVPAAGLENGYLRFVVAKATATAAPKYDPHAVVLYGFKKDPLMALVAAAVVARMPHPGAPAKSLPAQPPAPEPPADTPPTGGDEGDVDHDVLLRRLRELGDLHQSGILTEAEFTTAKQAVLRRFSGA; encoded by the coding sequence ATGGCGGAAATCACCCAGCGCGATGGCGCCTGGAGCTTTGACGGGGAAGCGATCCGGATCGTCCCGGGGCGGGACCGCAGCGTGCACGTCGTACGGCAGGCGCTCGGCGAACTGACCGTCCCGCTGGTGGCCTTGGCCGGTGTCGCCTACGAGCCGGGGCGCAAGTCGGGCCGACTGCGGCTGCGGCTGCGCGAGGGGGCGGACCCGCTGCTGCAGACCACCGGCGGCAAGCTGCCGGACGCCGCCGATCCGTATCAGCTCTCGGTGGAACCGGAGCGCAGGGATCTCGCCGAGTATCTGGTCGACGAGGTCCGCCAGGGCCTGGCCCTGGATCAGGTGCCGCCCGGCCCCTGCGACCACTATGTGCTGCCCGGCCCCTCGGTGCCGGTGTCGGCCTCGGCGGGCGACGCCACGGCCTCGTTCGACGGTGAGCGGATCCGGCTGGACTGGAACTGGAAGACCGAGGACTCGAAGAAGTCCGGCGGCCCCCGCACGATCCTCCTGCTGGACCTGGAGCTGGTGGAGTGGGTCCCGGCCGCCGGGCTGGAGAACGGCTACCTCCGCTTCGTCGTGGCGAAGGCCACGGCGACGGCCGCGCCCAAGTACGACCCGCATGCCGTGGTGCTGTACGGCTTCAAGAAGGATCCGCTGATGGCGCTGGTCGCGGCGGCCGTCGTCGCGCGGATGCCGCATCCAGGGGCCCCGGCGAAGTCGCTCCCCGCCCAGCCGCCCGCCCCGGAGCCGCCCGCGGACACCCCGCCCACCGGGGGCGACGAGGGAGACGTGGATCACGACGTCCTGCTGCGACGGCTGCGCGAACTCGGCGATCTCCACCAGAGCGGGATCCTCACCGAGGCGGAGTTCACCACCGCCAAACAGGCCGTGCTCCGCCGTTTTTCCGGCGCCTGA
- the glmS gene encoding glutamine--fructose-6-phosphate transaminase (isomerizing), with translation MCGIVGYIGKRDVAPLLLEGLQRLEYRGYDSAGIAIQGKPAKGAQSAGLKTAKAKGRVRELEARLPKRFAGTTGIAHTRWATHGAPNDTNAHPHLDADGKVAVVHNGIIDNAADLRAKLAADGVELASDTDSEALAHLIGRSQAPTLEEKVRHALSMVEGTYGIAVLHADFPDRIVVARNGSPVVLGIGEKEMFVASDVAALVSHTRQVVTLDDGEMATLKADDYRTYTTEGSRTAPSPTTVEWEAESYDMGGHDTYMHKEIHEQVDAVDRVLRGRIDDRFSTVRLGGLNLDAREARGVRRVKILGCGSAYHTGLIGAQLIEELARIPADAEPASEFRYRNPVVDPDTLYIAVSQSGETYDTLAAVQELKRKGARVLGVVNVVGSAIARETDGGVYVHAGPEVCVVSTKCFTNTAVAFALLALHLGRIRDLSVADGKRIIAGLRKLPEQIAEVLSGEEEIKKLAAEYANAKSMMFVGRVRGYPVAREASLKLKEVSYVHAEAYPASELKHGPLALIEPEVPTVAVLPDDDLLEKNRATLEEIKARSGRILAVAHREQEKADHTIVVPRNEVELDPILMGIPLQLLAYHTALALGRDIDKPRNLAKSVTVE, from the coding sequence ATGTGCGGAATCGTCGGATACATCGGCAAGCGCGATGTGGCACCGCTGCTGCTGGAGGGGCTGCAGCGGCTGGAGTACCGCGGCTATGACTCCGCGGGCATCGCCATCCAGGGCAAGCCCGCCAAGGGCGCCCAGAGCGCCGGGCTGAAGACCGCCAAGGCCAAGGGCCGGGTCCGCGAACTGGAGGCCAGGCTTCCCAAGCGGTTCGCGGGCACCACCGGGATCGCCCACACCCGCTGGGCCACCCACGGCGCGCCCAATGACACCAACGCGCATCCGCATCTGGACGCGGACGGCAAGGTCGCCGTCGTCCACAACGGCATCATCGACAACGCCGCCGATCTGCGCGCCAAGCTGGCCGCCGACGGCGTCGAGCTGGCCTCCGACACCGACTCCGAGGCGCTCGCCCACCTCATCGGCCGCTCCCAGGCGCCCACCCTGGAGGAGAAGGTCCGCCACGCGCTCTCGATGGTCGAGGGCACCTACGGCATCGCCGTGCTGCACGCCGACTTCCCGGACCGCATCGTCGTCGCCCGCAACGGCTCGCCGGTGGTGCTGGGCATCGGCGAGAAGGAGATGTTCGTCGCCTCCGACGTCGCCGCGCTGGTCAGCCACACCCGCCAGGTGGTCACCCTGGACGACGGCGAGATGGCCACCCTCAAGGCCGACGACTACCGCACCTACACCACCGAGGGCAGCCGCACCGCCCCCTCCCCCACCACGGTGGAGTGGGAGGCCGAGTCGTACGACATGGGCGGCCACGACACCTATATGCACAAGGAGATCCACGAGCAGGTCGACGCCGTGGACCGGGTGCTGCGCGGCCGGATCGACGACCGCTTCTCCACCGTCCGGCTGGGCGGGCTCAACCTGGACGCCCGCGAGGCGCGCGGGGTGCGCCGGGTCAAGATCCTCGGTTGTGGTTCGGCGTACCACACGGGCCTGATCGGGGCCCAGCTCATCGAGGAGTTGGCCCGGATCCCCGCGGACGCGGAGCCCGCGAGCGAGTTCCGCTACCGCAACCCGGTCGTGGACCCGGACACCCTCTACATCGCGGTCAGCCAGTCCGGCGAGACCTACGACACCCTGGCGGCCGTCCAGGAGCTCAAGCGCAAGGGCGCCCGGGTGCTGGGCGTCGTCAACGTCGTGGGCAGCGCTATCGCCCGGGAGACCGACGGCGGGGTGTACGTCCACGCGGGTCCGGAGGTGTGTGTCGTCTCCACCAAGTGCTTCACCAACACCGCCGTCGCCTTCGCGCTGCTCGCCCTCCACCTGGGCCGGATCCGCGATCTCTCGGTGGCCGACGGCAAGCGGATCATCGCCGGGCTGCGCAAGCTGCCCGAGCAGATCGCCGAGGTGCTGAGCGGCGAGGAAGAGATCAAAAAGCTCGCCGCGGAATATGCGAACGCAAAGAGCATGATGTTCGTCGGGCGGGTCCGCGGTTACCCGGTGGCGCGCGAGGCGTCCCTGAAGCTGAAGGAGGTCTCCTACGTCCACGCCGAGGCGTACCCGGCCTCCGAGCTCAAGCACGGGCCGCTCGCGCTGATCGAGCCCGAGGTGCCGACCGTGGCGGTCCTGCCGGATGACGACCTGCTGGAGAAGAACCGCGCGACGCTGGAGGAGATCAAGGCCCGCAGCGGCCGGATCCTGGCCGTCGCCCACCGGGAGCAGGAGAAGGCGGACCACACGATCGTGGTACCCCGCAACGAGGTGGAGCTCGACCCGATCCTCATGGGCATCCCGCTCCAACTGCTCGCTTATCACACGGCGCTGGCGCTCGGCCGGGACATCGACAAGCCCCGCAACCTCGCCAAGTCGGTGACGGTCGAGTAG
- a CDS encoding universal stress protein, with amino-acid sequence MAGHEIPEPADRKRVADHMATPEAAEETRHSCDPAFQHGVVVGFDGSTSSERALAYAIGLARRSGSGLIIVHVANRLPTTVWAGCEPPVFVDVPDHRTEVLGLELACADHLSEVPWILVERGGDICHELEEVGREYAADAIVVGSTHGLVGRIFGSVAGRLARRAQRPVIVIP; translated from the coding sequence ATGGCCGGTCACGAAATCCCCGAACCCGCGGACCGCAAGCGGGTCGCCGATCACATGGCGACCCCCGAAGCGGCGGAAGAAACACGTCATTCCTGCGATCCAGCGTTCCAGCACGGTGTTGTGGTGGGCTTCGACGGCTCCACGTCGAGCGAGCGCGCCCTCGCCTACGCCATCGGCCTGGCCCGGCGCTCGGGCTCAGGGCTGATCATCGTCCACGTGGCCAACCGGCTGCCGACGACGGTGTGGGCGGGCTGTGAGCCGCCGGTCTTCGTCGACGTCCCCGATCACCGCACCGAGGTGCTGGGGCTCGAGTTGGCCTGCGCCGATCATCTCTCCGAGGTGCCCTGGATCCTCGTCGAACGAGGCGGGGACATCTGCCATGAACTGGAGGAGGTCGGCCGGGAGTACGCGGCCGACGCCATTGTGGTGGGCTCCACGCACGGGCTGGTGGGGCGGATCTTCGGCTCGGTCGCGGGGCGGCTCGCACGGCGGGCGCAGCGGCCCGTCATCGTCATCCCCTGA
- a CDS encoding helix-turn-helix domain-containing protein: MSQDSTTVPETSRKLSGRRRREIVAVLLFSGGPIFESSIPLSVFGIDRQDAGVPRYRLLVCAGEDVPLRTTGGLELTAPYGLEALSRAGTVVVPAWRSITQPPPAAALDALRRAHEEGARIVGLCTGAFVLAAAGLLDGRPATTHWMYAPTLAKRYPSVHVDPRELFVDDGDVLTSAGTAAGIDLCLHIVRTDHGADAAGALARRLVVPPRRSGGQERYLDRSLPEEIGADPLAEVVAWALEHLHEQFDVEALAARAYMSRRTFDRRFRSLTGSAPLQWLITQRVLQAQRLLETSDYSVDEVAGRCGFRSPVALRGHFRRQLGSSPAAYRAAYRARRPQGGPAERTDRPDRVERLERADRPDRAEVIEPRSGDHSLPLRRQGAPGGPTGHSGHPPHHHHAPHPDPGKPESDAYAPRLPEQAAGRAPGRPSLPGQRERPVG; encoded by the coding sequence ATGAGCCAGGACTCCACGACCGTACCGGAGACCTCGCGCAAGCTCTCCGGACGCCGGCGACGAGAAATCGTCGCGGTGCTGCTGTTCAGCGGCGGCCCCATCTTCGAAAGCTCCATCCCGCTCTCCGTCTTCGGTATCGACCGGCAGGACGCCGGAGTCCCTCGGTACCGATTGCTGGTGTGCGCGGGCGAAGATGTGCCACTGCGAACGACTGGCGGACTGGAACTGACCGCACCATACGGCCTGGAGGCACTCTCCCGGGCCGGCACCGTCGTCGTACCGGCCTGGCGGTCGATAACCCAGCCGCCACCGGCCGCCGCGCTCGACGCGCTGCGCCGCGCGCACGAGGAGGGCGCGCGGATCGTGGGCCTGTGCACCGGGGCCTTCGTACTGGCCGCCGCCGGGCTGCTGGACGGCCGCCCGGCGACCACCCACTGGATGTACGCACCAACGCTCGCCAAACGCTATCCGTCGGTCCATGTGGACCCCCGTGAGCTCTTCGTCGACGACGGCGACGTACTGACCTCGGCGGGCACCGCCGCCGGGATCGATCTGTGCCTGCACATCGTGCGCACCGACCACGGCGCGGACGCCGCCGGCGCCCTCGCCCGGCGCCTGGTCGTCCCGCCACGCCGCAGCGGAGGGCAGGAGCGCTATCTGGACAGGTCGTTACCAGAGGAGATCGGAGCGGATCCGCTCGCCGAGGTGGTGGCGTGGGCGCTCGAGCATCTGCATGAGCAGTTCGACGTCGAGGCCCTGGCGGCGCGCGCCTATATGAGCCGCAGAACCTTCGACCGCAGGTTCCGCTCGCTCACTGGGAGCGCTCCACTGCAGTGGCTGATCACCCAGCGGGTACTGCAGGCGCAGCGGCTTCTGGAGACCTCCGACTACTCGGTCGACGAGGTCGCCGGCCGCTGCGGCTTCCGTTCGCCGGTCGCGCTGCGCGGGCACTTCCGGCGGCAGCTCGGGTCCTCCCCGGCCGCCTACCGGGCCGCGTACCGCGCCCGCAGGCCCCAGGGCGGGCCGGCGGAGCGTACGGACCGCCCCGACCGCGTGGAGCGGCTGGAGCGGGCCGACCGGCCCGACCGCGCCGAGGTGATCGAGCCCCGCTCGGGTGACCACTCCCTGCCGCTGCGGCGACAGGGCGCGCCCGGCGGTCCCACCGGTCACTCGGGGCATCCTCCGCACCACCATCACGCTCCGCATCCGGACCCTGGCAAACCGGAGTCGGACGCCTACGCCCCACGCCTGCCCGAACAGGCCGCGGGCCGCGCTCCGGGCCGTCCGTCCCTGCCCGGCCAGCGGGAACGCCCCGTAGGGTGA
- a CDS encoding MerR family transcriptional regulator translates to MRIGELAAQTGVSVRALRYYEEQHLLTSERSPSGQRHYPDTAVARVLLIRCFYAAGLSSKTIRELLPCMHTGVATPAMLTRLTSERDRMNAQIADLAKARDHLEALMAAADTTVDGETRCAPLSA, encoded by the coding sequence GTGCGTATCGGCGAACTCGCCGCCCAGACCGGCGTCAGTGTGCGAGCGCTGCGCTACTACGAGGAGCAGCACCTGCTCACCTCGGAGCGCAGCCCGAGCGGCCAGCGGCACTACCCGGACACCGCGGTCGCCCGCGTTCTGCTGATCCGGTGTTTCTACGCGGCGGGCCTGTCCAGCAAGACCATCCGCGAACTCCTCCCCTGCATGCACACCGGCGTCGCCACCCCCGCCATGCTCACCCGCCTGACCTCCGAACGCGACCGTATGAACGCCCAGATCGCCGACCTGGCCAAGGCCCGCGACCACCTGGAGGCCCTCATGGCCGCGGCCGACACCACGGTCGATGGCGAGACCCGGTGCGCCCCGCTCAGCGCTTGA
- a CDS encoding helix-turn-helix transcriptional regulator, giving the protein MGGVPESHTGWTFLTNHARVLAAIADDPNVRIRDIAAHCRLTERAVQKIIADLEQDGYLSHTREGRTNTYRIEPGKVLRHPAEAGLPVASLLSLLVEDEARRERADGSVGGGNPTAH; this is encoded by the coding sequence ATGGGAGGAGTGCCTGAATCGCATACCGGATGGACGTTCCTGACGAACCACGCCCGCGTGCTGGCCGCGATCGCCGACGATCCGAATGTGCGGATCCGCGACATCGCCGCGCACTGCAGACTGACGGAGCGCGCGGTACAAAAGATCATCGCCGACTTGGAGCAGGACGGGTACCTGTCCCACACCCGGGAGGGGCGTACGAACACGTACCGCATCGAGCCGGGGAAGGTCCTGCGCCACCCGGCCGAGGCCGGACTCCCGGTGGCCTCGCTCCTCTCCCTGCTCGTCGAGGACGAGGCCCGGCGCGAGCGCGCCGACGGGTCCGTCGGCGGTGGGAACCCGACAGCGCACTGA
- a CDS encoding STAS domain-containing protein: protein MHARDVSTPEPGHRSPYRPTHEAVPGISAGPTPSHLSPVPSTTLITDSYREGPRKVVVVRGEVDYETAPALSAALHEALRASTEGVDADLSGVAFWDCSGLNALLRLRREALAHGKTVTVRSPSRMVRRVLTLTDTSPLFLPPRPCRRATEGRSVTPPSRP from the coding sequence GTGCACGCACGAGACGTCTCCACGCCCGAACCAGGACACCGCTCGCCATACCGGCCCACGCACGAGGCCGTACCCGGGATATCAGCCGGGCCGACGCCGTCGCACCTCTCCCCCGTACCCTCGACCACCCTCATCACCGACAGCTACCGGGAGGGGCCCCGAAAGGTTGTCGTGGTACGGGGCGAAGTGGACTACGAGACCGCCCCCGCCCTGTCCGCCGCCTTGCACGAAGCCCTCCGCGCCTCCACCGAGGGCGTCGACGCGGACCTGAGCGGGGTGGCGTTCTGGGACTGCTCGGGCCTCAACGCGCTGCTCAGGCTTCGCCGAGAGGCGCTCGCGCACGGCAAGACGGTCACCGTCCGCTCCCCGAGTCGCATGGTCAGGCGAGTTCTCACGCTGACCGACACATCACCGCTGTTCTTGCCCCCGCGTCCCTGCCGTCGGGCCACCGAGGGCCGCTCGGTCACGCCTCCATCTCGTCCTTGA
- a CDS encoding Clp protease N-terminal domain-containing protein: MTKPVGLSHPVRLDDLIEAIKKVHTDALEQLTDAVIAAEHLDEVADHLIGHFVDQARRSGASWTDIGKSMGVTRQAAQKRFVPKTPGEPSDLDPNQGFSRYTTRARNTVMAAANEARAASSGEVRPEHLVLGLLHDPDSLAAKAILAQGVLLDTVRQAATEALPPAAEEVPELIPYDAGARKVLELTFREALRLGHNYIGTEHILLALLEHEDGAGLLTGLGIDKATAVDTLTRALTRIAEAIKDEMEA; the protein is encoded by the coding sequence ATGACGAAACCAGTCGGACTCAGTCATCCCGTACGCCTCGACGATCTGATCGAGGCCATCAAGAAGGTCCACACCGACGCTCTCGAGCAGCTCACCGACGCGGTGATCGCCGCCGAGCACCTCGATGAGGTGGCCGACCACCTCATCGGCCACTTCGTGGACCAGGCCCGCCGCTCCGGCGCCTCCTGGACCGACATCGGCAAGAGCATGGGGGTCACGCGGCAGGCGGCCCAGAAGCGCTTCGTCCCCAAGACGCCCGGCGAGCCGTCGGATCTCGACCCCAACCAGGGCTTCAGCCGCTACACCACACGGGCGCGGAACACCGTGATGGCGGCGGCGAACGAGGCCCGCGCGGCCTCCAGCGGTGAGGTGCGCCCCGAGCACCTGGTCCTGGGCCTTCTTCATGACCCGGACAGCCTCGCCGCGAAGGCGATCCTCGCCCAGGGCGTCCTGCTCGACACCGTCCGCCAGGCGGCCACCGAGGCCCTCCCGCCGGCCGCCGAGGAGGTGCCCGAGCTCATCCCGTACGACGCGGGCGCCCGCAAGGTCCTGGAGCTCACCTTCCGCGAGGCCCTGCGGCTGGGCCACAACTACATCGGCACCGAGCACATCCTCCTCGCCCTCCTCGAACACGAGGACGGCGCGGGCCTGTTGACCGGTCTGGGCATCGACAAGGCCACCGCCGTGGACACCCTCACCAGGGCGCTGACCCGAATCGCCGAGGCCATCAAGGACGAGATGGAGGCGTGA